From the genome of Pseudoliparis swirei isolate HS2019 ecotype Mariana Trench chromosome 10, NWPU_hadal_v1, whole genome shotgun sequence, one region includes:
- the cwf19l1 gene encoding CWF19-like protein 1: MGTSEEHLGNIMGTSEEHLGNIMGTSGEPPVHTYILGAATQKTVKSFPSADGCELADNITYLGRRGVFTGVSGLQIAYVSGREALQEPAPAHCFTPKDLAALVAPLSGGSNFRGVDVLLTSQWPRGVWQYGNPPEVNTKFCGSDSVADLADHLKPRYHFAALEGAHYERVPYRNHVILQENAQHVSRFIALAAVDNPAKKKYLYAFNIVPMKLMELSELVKQPQDVTENPYRRKDKKTSFNAPQEPAGQFFFDLSQKGGAGGFRGRGRKRHSDEDGRGREHQQRDGGEGRGGEEWQNKQPRRPPQPTGPCWFCLASPQVEKHLVISIGTHCYLAMAKGSLTPLHMLILPIGHFQSVVELSDEVLLEMEKYKSALKSFYKSKGERCVLFERNYRSQHLQLQVVPVPLDRCTTEDIKEAFMVQAQEQQMEMMEIPEHTDLKQIAPPGTPYFYVELDSGEKLYYRIQKHFPLQFGREVLASEPLLNIPSRADWRECKQSREEEEGSCKQLRDDFQPFDFAWED, encoded by the exons ATGGGAACGTCTGAGGAACACCtggggaacatcatgggaacgTCTGAGGAACACCtggggaacatcatgggaacgTCTGGGGAAC CTCCCGTCCACACCTACATCCTCGGAGCGGCGACCCAGAAGACGGTGAAGAGTTTCCCGAGCGCCGACGGCTGCGAGCTGGCCGACAACATCACGTATCTGG GTCGGCGCGGCGTGTTCACCGGCGTGTCGGGGCTTCAGATCGCCTACGTCAGCGGGCGGGAGGCGCTGCAGGAGCCGGCGCCGGCTCACTGCTTCACGCCCAAAGACCTGGCGGCGCTCGTCGCCCCGCTGAGCGGCGGCTCCAATTTCAGAGGCGTCGACGTGCTGCTGACGTCCCAGTGGCCGCGCGGGGTGTGGCAGTACGGGAACCCGCCG gaagtgaacacaAAGTTCTGTGGCAGCGACTCCGTCGCCGACCTCGCCGACCACCTGAAGCCGCGCTACCACTTTGCAGCTCTAGAGGGCGCTCACTACGAACGAGTCCCCTACAG GAACCATGTGATTCTCCAGGAAAACGCTCAGCACGTCAGTCGCTTCATCGCCCTGGCAGCCGTCGACAACCCGGCCAAGAAGAAG TATCTCTACGCCTTCAACATCGTCCCCATGAAGCTGATGGAGCTGTCGGAGCTGGTGAAGCAGCCGCAGGACGTCACGGAGAACCCGTACCGACGCAAGGACAAGAAGACGAGCTTCAACGCCCcccaggag CCGGCCGGTCAGTTCTTCTTCGACCTGAGTCagaaggggggggcgggggggttcaGAGGCCGCGGCAGGAAGAGACACTCGGACGAGGACGGACGAGGACGAGAGCATCAGCAgcgtgacggaggagaggggcgTGGCGGAGAAGAGTGGCAAAACAAACAGCCCCGCCGGCCCC CTCAGCCGACCGGTCCCTGCTGGTTCTGCCTGGCCAGTCCTCAGGTGGAGAAACACCTCGTCATCAGCATTGGGACGCAT TGTTACCTGGCCATGGCCAAAGGCAGCCTGACGCCGCTGCACATGCTGATCCTCCCCATCGGCCACTTCCAGTCGGTGGTGGAGCTCAGCGACGAGGTGCTGCTGGAGATGGAGAAGTACAAGTCGGCCCTGAAGAGCTTCTACAAGAGCAAAGGAGAGCGCTGCGTTCTGTTCGAGAGGAACTACCGGAGCCagcacctgcagctgcag GTCGTCCCGGTGCCGCTGGACCGCTGCACCACGGAGGACATCAAAGAGGCGTTCATGGTCCAGGCTCAGGAGCAACagatggagatgatggagatCCCTGAACACACTGACCTCAAAcag ATTGCTCCTCCTGGGACACCGTACTTCTACGTGGAGCTGGACTCGGGGGAGAAGCTCTACTACCGCATCCAGAAACACTTCCCTCTGCAGTTCGGGAG ggaggtTCTGGCCAGCGAGCCGCTGCTGAACATCCCGAGCCGAGCCGACTGGAGGGAGTGTAAACAGAgccgagaggaagaagaggggagcTGCAAACAGCTGAGAGACGACTTCCAGCCCTTCGACTTCGCCTGGgaagactaa
- the LOC130200564 gene encoding arg8-vasotocin receptor-like, whose protein sequence is MLFPSESSRNTTAGNCSDGFNLTRRPDAAAGNDTGGPDPFGRNEEVAKLEITVLSLAFVAAVAGNASVLLAMHRTRRKPSRVHLFMKHLSLADLVVAFFQVLPQLCWEVTFRFSGPDPLCRVVKHLQVLGMFASTYMMVMMTLDRYIAICHPLQTLQQPTQRAHIMIGSTWACSLVLSLPQYLIFSLSEVHPGSEVYDCWGHFAEPWGLRAYITWMTAGIFLVPVAVLVFCYGLICRTIWRNLKYKTRRKTTVGSVAESTKTGVLGRGSVSSVGTISRAKLRTVKMTFVIVLAYVVCWAPFFTVQMWSVWDESFSWADSENAAVTLAALLASLNSCCNPWIYMVFSGHLMAGLPCRRPPRARCGPQDSDSSLRRTTLLSRLQGSRLSDPSRDLDPAGRNNAVQVQTVS, encoded by the exons ATGCTCTTCCCCTCGGAGAGCTCCCGCAACACCACGGCGGGGAACTGCAGCGACGGGTTCAACCTGACGCGGCGGCCCGACGCGGCCGCCGGAAACGACACCGGGGGGCCGGACCCGTTCGGGCGCAACGAGGAGGTCGCCAAGCTGGAGATCACCGTGCTGAGCCTCGCGTTCGTCGCCGCGGTGGCGGGCAACGCGAGCGTGCTGCTGGCCATGCACCGCACGCGGCGGAAACCGTCGCGCGTGCACCTGTTCATGAAGCACCTGAGCCTCGCGGACCTGGTGGTGGCCTTCTTCCAGGTGCTGCCGCAGCTCTGCTGGGAGGTCACGTTCCGGTTCTCCGGGCCGGACCCCCTGTGCCGCGTCGTGAAGCACCTCCAGGTGCTGGGCATGTTCGCCTCCACCtacatgatggtgatgatgacccTGGACCGCTACATCGCCATCTGCCACCCGCTGCAGACGCTCCAGCAGCCGACGCAGCGCGCGCACATCATGATCGGGTCCACGTGGGCGTGCAGCCTGGTGCTCAGCCTCCCGCAGTACTTGATCTTCTCCCTGAGCGAGGTGCACCCGGGCTCCGAGGTCTACGACTGCTGGGGCCACTTCGCGGAGCCGTGGGGGCTGCGCGCGTACATCACCTGGATGACGGCGGGTATCTTCCTCGTGCCCGTGGCCGTGCTCGTGTTCTGCTACGGACTCATCTGCCGCACCATCTGGAGGAACCTCAAGTACAAGACCCGGAGGAAGACCACCGTGGGCTCGGTGGCGGAGTCCACCAAGACCGGGGTCCTGGGCCGCGGCTCCGTGAGCAGCGTGGGCACCATCTCCCGTGCCAAATTACGCACGGTGAAGATGACGTTCGTGATCGTGCTGGCCTACGTGGTGTGCTGGGCGCCGTTCTTCACCGTGCAGATGTGGTCCGTGTGGGACGAGAGCTTCTCCTGGGCCG ACTCTGAGAACGCGGCGGTGACGCTCGCCGCCCTGCTGGCCAGCCTGAACAGCTGCTGCAACCCGTGGATCTACATGGTGTTCAGCGGCCACCTGATGGCCGGCCTGCCGTGCCGCCGGCCCCCGAGGGCCCGCTGCGGCCCGCAGGACTCGGACAGCAGCCTCCGCCGGACCACGCTGCTGTCCCGCCTGCAGGGCTCGCGCCTCTCCGACCCGTCCAGAGACCTGGACCCGGCGGGCCGGAACAACGCAGTGCAGGTCCAGACCGTGTCCTGA